GTAAGGCCGAAAGCCCACGCCCTGAACCGCCCCGCGCACGTGCACGCGGTATCTTGCCACCTCTGGGGCCATTCGGACGGCTCCTTTCCCCACCCGGGATTATAGCACGATCCGGCAGCCGCAGGAAACTGCTTCGCGCCCGCTCCCGGTTGCACGCCGTGTGGCAACAGGTAGAATAGGTTGAGTGGCCGTTACGCGGGAGGGGCCTCAGAAGGACGAGGCCATCATGGGAGCTGAACGCGCGGTGACTCGGCGGCGCTTTCTTCAGGGTGCGGCGGCCGGGGCCGCGGCGCTCGTTGGCCGCCGCTGGCTGGGGGCGGCACCCGCGCGCCGCGAGCGCTCGCCGAATCTCCTGGTCATCATGTCCGACGAACACAACGCCGGCGTGGCCGGCTGCTATGGCAACGCGCTGGCGCGCACGCCCCACCTCGATGCCCTGGCGGCGCGCGGCGTGGTGTTCGAATCCGCCTACACCAACTCGCCGCTGTGCGTGCCGGCGCGCCTGGCCTTCACCGCGGGCAAGTACAGCAGCCGCGTCGGAGCGTGGAGCAACGACTGCTGGCTGCCCAGCCCCGACTACCCGTCGCTGCCCCGCGCCCTCAACGCCGCGGGCTACGAAAGCTTCCTGTGCGGCAAGCAGCACTACGACGCCGCCTGCCGCTACGGCTTCACCGAGATCGGCGGCAACATGAACAGCGGGCGCATGACCGGCCGAGGCGGCCGCCGCGACCCCGACAACCTGGCCAGCAGGGGGCTGTCCCGAAGGTTCGCCGACTTTCGCGTCGGCGCCCAGCCCGCCCACTACGCGCACGACACGCGCGTGACGGCCGGCGTCTGCGACTTCCTGAGCCGGCGCCAGCGGGGCGACAAGCCTTTCTTCCTCTTCGCCGGCTACCTGGCCCCCCACTTCCCATTGATCGTGCCCGAGGCCTACCACGCGCCCTATCGAGGCAAGGTGCCCATGCCGAGTCTGCCGCCCGGCCACCTCGAGGGCCTGCCTCTCAACTACAAGCATCTGCGGGCCGGCTTCCACCTCGTCGGCGTGCCCGACGACGCGGTGCGCCTGGGCCGCGAACTTTATCTCGGCCTCACCCAATGGATGGACGAGCAGGTGGGCAAGCTGCTCGACGCCCTGGCCAGGAGCGACGTGGCCCGGGACACCGTGGTCGTTTACACCACCGACCACGGCGAGAACATGGGCGAGCACGGGCTGTGGTGGAAGAACTGCATGTACGAGCACGCCGCGCGCGTGCCGCTCATCGTCAGTTGGCCCGAATGCTGGGCGGGGGGCCAGCGGCGCGTCGGCGCCTGCTCGCACGTGGATCTCGTGCAGACCCTCGCCGACCTGGGCGGGGCGAAGCCGGGCGACGACTGGAACGGAGCGTCCCTGTGCCCCTGGCTCGACGACCCGAAGGCCCTCTGGCGCGACCAGGCTGTGAGCGAGTACTACGCCCACAACATCGCCTCCGGCTACGCCATGCTCCGCACCGGCAACTTCAAGTACGTCTACCACACCCCGCCCGACACGCAGCATCCCGCCCAGCGCGAGCTCTACGACCTCGCCGCCGACCCCGGCGAGTTCGCCAACCTCGCTGTTCGTCCCGAGCACCAGGCGCGCATCGGGCAACTGCACGCCGCCCTGGTCAAGGAACTCGGCGAGGACCCGGACGAGACCGAGCTTCGCTGCCGCGCCGACTATGCGAAGGGCTATGACCGCCCGGACGGCCCGAAGCCCAAGGCGAAGGGAAAGGGCAAGCAGCGGCCTTGACATACGGTTGCGTCGGATATACACTGTAACTACAATGGAGAAGGAGGTCGGTCTCATGAGCGCCGTGCTGAAGGCACACATAATCCGGATCGGGAACTCGCGTGGGATCCGTATCCCGAAGGTTTGCCTTGACCAACTCGGCCTCGATGGCGAAGTAGAACTGGCCGTCCAGCCGGATCGTTTGGTCATCCGCCCCGCGCGCAGACCGCGGAAAGGCTGGGAGGAGCAGTTCCGCGCCATGGCCGAGCGCGGCGATGACAAGCTCCTCGACGCGCCAACTGCTACCAAGTGGGATGAGACGGAATGGGAGTGGTAGCCCAACGATTCGACGTCTTCCTGGTCGCTCTTGACCCGACCCTGGGAAGCGAGATCAAGAAGACGCGTCCCTGCCTCGTCGTCTCACCCGACGAGATGAATCGCCATCTTGCCACGGTGATCGTGGCCCCCATGACAACCAAGGGCCATCCCTACCCTACCCGCGTGCTCTGCAACTTCCAGGGTAAGGACGGACAGGTGGCACTTGACCAGCTGCGGACAGTGGACAAAGCGCGCCTGGTCAGGCGTCTGGGGCGGGTCTCTGCCGCAACCCAGCACGAAGTCCTCGCGACCCTCGCCATGCTCTTCGCCAAGTAGGCGAAGCCAGTCCTCCTTGCACTCCGACGCCAGGGGGCTATGCTGCTCCACCAGGGTGCGTACGAAATACACCCTGGTCCGATCAAAGGAGACCCGCGACCATGAAGAAGGCCGTCATCCTCGGCGAGCGCCAGGCGGCGCTGGTGGATGCGCCCGACCCCAAGCCCAAGGAGGACTGGGCGCTGGTGAAGGTGCATGCCACACCCATGTGCACCGAATACAAGATGTTCGTCGGCGGCCACAGGGCCGAGTTCCTCGGCCACGAGGCCGTGGGCGAAGTCGTCGCCGTCGCCCAGCCCTGCGCGGTGAAGCCCGGCGACCGTGTGGTGGTGCAGCCGCAGTACCCCTGTGGCAAGTGCGCCTTGTGCATCGCGGGCGACTACATTCACTGCCAGCACACGGCCAACTTCGCGGAGTTCACCGGCTCGCGCGAGGGCTCGGCCACCTATGCCCAGTACGTGCTCAAACCCGCGTGGCTCCTGTCGCCGATCCCCGACGGCGTGCCCTACGAGAAGGCGGGCCTGGCCATCTGCGGCCTCGGCCCCTCGATGGGCGCCTTCGAGGCCATGGGCCTCGGCGCCTTCGACACCGTGCTCGTCACCGGCCTGGGGCCGGTGGGCCTGGGCGGCATCGTCAATGCCCGCTTCCGCGGCGCGCGGGTGATCGGCGTGGACTCGGTCGAGTACCGCATGGCGAAGGCGATGGCGATGGGCGCGGCCGCCGTGTTTGATCCCTCGGACGCCGATATCGTCAAGCGCATCAGGGAGCTGACCGGGGGGCGGGGCGTGGACTGCGCGCTCGACTGCTC
Above is a window of Planctomycetota bacterium DNA encoding:
- a CDS encoding sulfatase-like hydrolase/transferase translates to MGAERAVTRRRFLQGAAAGAAALVGRRWLGAAPARRERSPNLLVIMSDEHNAGVAGCYGNALARTPHLDALAARGVVFESAYTNSPLCVPARLAFTAGKYSSRVGAWSNDCWLPSPDYPSLPRALNAAGYESFLCGKQHYDAACRYGFTEIGGNMNSGRMTGRGGRRDPDNLASRGLSRRFADFRVGAQPAHYAHDTRVTAGVCDFLSRRQRGDKPFFLFAGYLAPHFPLIVPEAYHAPYRGKVPMPSLPPGHLEGLPLNYKHLRAGFHLVGVPDDAVRLGRELYLGLTQWMDEQVGKLLDALARSDVARDTVVVYTTDHGENMGEHGLWWKNCMYEHAARVPLIVSWPECWAGGQRRVGACSHVDLVQTLADLGGAKPGDDWNGASLCPWLDDPKALWRDQAVSEYYAHNIASGYAMLRTGNFKYVYHTPPDTQHPAQRELYDLAADPGEFANLAVRPEHQARIGQLHAALVKELGEDPDETELRCRADYAKGYDRPDGPKPKAKGKGKQRP
- a CDS encoding AbrB/MazE/SpoVT family DNA-binding domain-containing protein — its product is MSAVLKAHIIRIGNSRGIRIPKVCLDQLGLDGEVELAVQPDRLVIRPARRPRKGWEEQFRAMAERGDDKLLDAPTATKWDETEWEW
- a CDS encoding type II toxin-antitoxin system PemK/MazF family toxin, yielding MGVVAQRFDVFLVALDPTLGSEIKKTRPCLVVSPDEMNRHLATVIVAPMTTKGHPYPTRVLCNFQGKDGQVALDQLRTVDKARLVRRLGRVSAATQHEVLATLAMLFAK
- a CDS encoding zinc-binding dehydrogenase, with protein sequence MKKAVILGERQAALVDAPDPKPKEDWALVKVHATPMCTEYKMFVGGHRAEFLGHEAVGEVVAVAQPCAVKPGDRVVVQPQYPCGKCALCIAGDYIHCQHTANFAEFTGSREGSATYAQYVLKPAWLLSPIPDGVPYEKAGLAICGLGPSMGAFEAMGLGAFDTVLVTGLGPVGLGGIVNARFRGARVIGVDSVEYRMAKAMAMGAAAVFDPSDADIVKRIRELTGGRGVDCALDCSGTVAAQRVCLEATRRKGKVAFVGECGDPLPIRVSPDLIRTGITILGSWHYNLNLYPRIAQVIQQSPILDQLISHVMPMSEIQQAMELCASHQTAKVILKPWE